GGTCATCGTCGTGACCTCGTTGAGCGCGTCCTTCGTGGTGAGCACGCGCCCGGCGGTGTCGTATCCGTAGGTGATGGACACGCCGTCGGGGTCGGTCGTCTTGGCCGGCAGCGCGTCGACGTCGTACGTCGTCACCCAGGCCGCGCCGGCGCCATCCGTCGTCTTGAACGGACGTCCCGAGGCGTCGTACCCCGTGTTGGAGACCACGCCGTCCGCGTCGGTCGTCTTCTTGAGCCGGCCGGCCAGGTCGTACTCGTACGCCGTGACGCCGCCCTCCGGCGTGGTCGCCGTCGTGAGCTGGTTCACGGTGTCGTACGCCCACTGCCACAGCTCGCCCGCGCGGTCCGTGTGCGTGAGCCGGTTGCCGGCGGCGTCGTAGGTGAACGACTCCGTGAGGCGGCCGGCGGTGCCGGTGCGGCGCGCGACGACACGGTCGAGGTCGTCGTAGTCGATCTCGGTACGCCGGCCGACCGGGTCGACGACCGCCGTCACGCGACCCGCGAGGTCGGTCTCGTACGTCGTGACGCCGTTGTCCCCGGCGTTCTTCTCGGTGGCGACGTTGCCGTCGTCGTCGTACGTCCTGATCGTCTTGAAGCCGATGCCGTCCTCGTCGGTGAGCAGCCGGCCCGCGTCGTCGAACGTCCGCAGGAAGACACGGCCGATCTCGTCGTCCACGGACTCGAGACGGTCACCGGCGTCGTAGCCGAACGTCGCCGTGTTGCCCAGCGGATTCGTCTCCGTCTCCAGGCGCCCGGCGTCGTCGAACGTCCGCGTGACCACGACCCCGCGCACGGAGTCGGTGACGGTCACCGGCCGGTCCAGCTTGTCGTACGTCGTCGTGACGGTCGCCCCGCGCGGCGCCTTCACCGACTTCAGCCGGCCCTTGGTGTCGTACGTGCGGATCTCCGCGGTCTGCTGTCCGATCTTGCGGGTCAGCATCCGCCCGGACTGGTCGTAGGTCTGGACGGTCGCGACGTTCGTAGCGTCGGTGACCTTCGCGAGGTTGCCGAGGTTGTCGTAGTCGTACGCCGTCTGGCGCAGGAGCGCGTCGACCGCCGTCTTCACGTCGCCGTCCGCGCTGTACGTGCGGGTCAGCTTCCCGTTGTTCGACGCGGCGATCTCCTTGACCCGCGACATCTCGTCGTAGTGCAGGGTCGTGACGTTGTCCTCGGCGTCCTTGATCGTCTTGACGCGGCCGAAGACGTCGTAGGTGAGCGTCGTGGTCCGGCCCATCGCCGCCGTCGCCGTGAGCGGGTTGCGGTCGTCGTCGAAGGTCGTCGTCGTGACCGCGCCGCGCGGAGTGGATTGCGACCTCACACCGTTCCACGCGGTGTACGTCGTGGTCGCCTCGTGACCGAGCGGGTCGATCACCGAGGTGACACGACCCACCGCGTCGGTCGCGAAGGCGGTCTTCAGGTTGCCGACGGCGTACTGCTCGTCGAGGTCACCGTTCGCCTCGTACACCGACCGCTGCGTACGCAGCAGCGGGTCGGTGACCTTGGTGACCTGGCCGAACCCGTTGTAATCGGCGAGCCACGTCTTGCCCGCCGGGTCGGCGACCGATTCGACGCGGCCCTTGGCGTCGTAGTGCCGGCTGATCGTGCCGCCGTCGGCGTAGGTCGTGACGAGCGGACGCGCCTTGCTGTCGAACGTCGTCTGGACGACGCGGCCCTCTCCGTCGACCTGCTCGACGGGATTGCCGTTGTAGTCGAGCCGGGTGGCGGTGACCTCGGGTGCGAGGTTCGCCCCCTCGGCAGGAAGGCCGTTCACGTAGACTGCCGGCACGGAGCCGACGCCGATCGCGATGTGGTTGGTGCGGCCGCCGACGACGACCTGGCGCATCATCCGCTTGAACTTGTCGTACTCCTGGCGGACGTCCACGCCGTCCGGCTGGTGCACGATCGTGTACCGCTCGGCCGGGTGGTACTCGATCGTCGCGCGCCCCGCGCCGCCCTGCTCGTACCAGGCGACGCGGCCCTCCGCGTCGTACCCGGCCTTGAGCACCTCACGGCCCAGCGGGGTCGTGATCGAGGTGAGCCGGCCGCTGGCGTCATAGCCGTACGTCTCGTTGCCGCCGCCCGCGCGGGCGACCTGGGTCAGCCGGTCGCCGGTGACGGTGTAGCCGACGTTGCGGCCCGCGGAGTCGCTGACCGAGGACAGGCTGCTCCCGTCGTAGCCGAGCGTGAACCGCCTGCCGCTCACGCCGACGACCTCGGTGACCTTGCCGCCGGCGCGCGTCAGCTCGACCTTGTGGTCCGGGTCGCGCAGCGTCTGCCCGGTGAGGACGCCGGCGGCGTCGAACGAGTACGACGAGCTGTCGCTCGACGTCACCGTCGCGCCGGTCGCGGACGTCGTCATCGACGCGGGTACACCGGGCTCGCCCTGTCCCGTCGGCTGGAAGCGCATCGACGCGCCGGAGACGAAGTCCACGCTGCGCGTGCCGTTCGGCGACGTCATCATGGACGCGGAGTAGTTGGTGCTCCACCCCTTGCCCAGAACACCGCTGCCCTTGTCGCTCCGGTACATGCGGCGGACGTTCATGGCCTGGCCCGCGTCGTTGAGCTCGAGGTCGGTGACCTCGTAGCGCAGCACGCCGTTGGCGGTGTCGACGGGACCCGCGGTCGGGACCGCGGAGTCGGACGACGCGGCGGTGTCCCACGTGGTGATCGGCGCGTCCAGCGCGGGCAGGATGTCCCACTTGTAGCCGACGATCGGCGCCCAGTTGCCGGGGCAGACCCCGTCGGGGTCGCTGATGACGTAGGGCGGGAAGTAGTTCTCCGGGTTGTCCTGGATCCAGTGCAGGCAGGTGGACGGCGCGGCGCCGATGCGGCGGCCCCACCAGTTGCCGACCAGAGACGGGTAGGCGTAGTACGAGGTCTGCTGGAACTCCGCCCAGATGTTGTTGCGCGTGATGAGGATGTCTTCGTCGGACAGGTCGTCGAACGCGTACAGCGGCTCGGCGTAGAAGTCGTTGTACGCGATCCGCACACCGATCCCGCCGAAGTTGAGGCGCACGGCCAGGTAGTTGGATGAGGCGAACACGTTGCCGATGACATCGGTCTGGACCTCGGGCCGAACCCCGAAGTGGTTGTTGGTGAAGACGTTGTGCGTGACCGAGGTCCACCCGCCTCCGCCCCCGTACGCGGCGAACGACCCCACACCGCCCCAGTTGTCGTGGAAGCGCGAGTTCATGACGGCGACCTTGGCGCCGTCGTTCGAGATGACACCGTCGGTGACCGAGGGCGTCGATCCTCCGTGCCCGTAGCGGAACTCCACGTGGTCGAACACCGACACCAGCGACGGGTGTGCCTCATGGTGCTCGAACTCGATGCCGTACCAGTCTCCACGGGCGGGCGTTGTCGAGCTGCCGTTCGTGTCGCCGGCGACGGTGTCGTCGTTGATCGAGGTGAAGACGACGGGCTTGTCCGGCGTGCCCACCGCCACGAGCTGGCCGCCCTCGACGTAGATGTTGCCCTCGTCGAGCTTGACCACGGTCCCCGGCAGGATCGTCAGCGTCGCGCCGACCTCGATCCGCAGGTAGTGGACGAGGTACGGCGAGTGTTCGGGCCCCCAGGTCGTGTCGCCCGTCAGTACCGTCGGCGGCACCGTCGGACCGAGCGGCCCTCGCGGCAGGCCGGTCGCCAGCGCGGCGATCGTCGTCGCCGCCCCATCGGGTGACTCCGGCCCGGCGCCAACGGTGTTCACGACAGCGACGCTGAAGAGGTAGGCAACGCCGGTGCCGAGGCCGGTCACGACCGTCGCCGTGCTCGTCGACATCGCGGGGTACACGGCGAAGACGGTGCCGTCGTCGCGGTGGCGGACCGTGACCTCGTACCGCTCGACGCCGACCGTGGAGGTCGGCGGCTGCCAGGTGACCGTCGCGCTGGACCCGTTGGCGGTGACGGTCGGCGCGTCGAGGGCTACCGGCGCGTCGATCGCGGCCTTGGGCTCGAGAACGCCGGCGCCGAAGTGCGTGCTGATCCGCTCGGCCGAGAGGGCCACACCGTAGACCGAGACGTCGTCGACGGCTGCCGCCCTCGCGGCCGGGTCGCCCGGAACGTAGCCGACCAGCAGCCCGCTCGCCGCGGTGTCGATGGCAGTGGCGAACGTACCGGCCCCAAGTGAGACACCGTCGAAGTACGCGGTGACGAGACCACCGCCGTACGTCACGGCGGCGTGGTGCCACGCGCCGTCCGCGACGCTGACCGGAGTAGTAAACGTCAGGTCGTCGCCGTAGGCGGTGACGACGAACGACGTGCCTGTGACGCGGACGCCGAACGCCCGACGGGTGACGTCGGTGCCCCAGCTCGCGACCGCGCCGTCGCCTTTGACCCACGCCTCCACCGTGCGCGCCGCGGTACCGGTGGGCACGAAACCCGTGGCGTGCGTCCTCGCCAAGGCGTTTGCGCCTGCCCCGGTCCCGGCGACAGCCGGGTCGGGGTCCCCACCGACCGCGCCAAGAGAACCCAGAACCACGTTCGAGCCATAGACGGCGTCTCGGCGGTGCGGCGAGGTGTCAGCGGCATCGCCTCCGGAACGCTCACCCAGTCGCAGGTACGCCAGCGGCGCGTCGTCGAGGACCAGGCTCGCGTACGTCGCCCCGCCGCCTTGGACGGTCTGAGTGGCGACGGCCTGCAGCCCGCATCCGTAGGCGTTGCATCCCTGCACCGCGACGACGTAGTCGCCCGCCGCCAGACCCGATATACGCGACGTCGTCGTGCCCGGCGCCGTCCTGATGCGCCCGCGCAGCACCCCGTTCGTCGTCGCCTCGACGACGTACCCCGTCACTGCCGTAGCGCCGGCCGGCACACCGGCCGTCGTCGCGTCCCAGTCGGCGGTGACGAAGCCGTCGCCCGGCACGATCGTCAGGTTCTGCGGTGGCTGCGGCGTCGTGATGCCCGACGCCGCGAAGTGCGCGGCGACGCGCGTGGCGGGCAGCGCCGTGTCGTACACCGCGAACTCATCGAAGGCGCCGGTGAACTTGCTGCAGGCACAGTTCGGCTCGCGCCCGATGGTCAGGTACTCGGAGCTCGCGACGGTGTTGACGCCGCCGGCGATCGTCGCGGACGCGACCTCGTTGCCGTCCACGTAGACGACGGTCTTGTTGTCAGGAGCGCCGGAGTACGTGAACGCCAGGTGGTGCCACTGGCCGTCGTTGATGGCCTTCGGAAGCACGTGCTCGACACGAAGCGGGCCGCCCCATCGCTCGAACGTGACCTTGCTGCCCCCGGTGAGCCAGAGGAACGACCGCTGGTTGCTGACCTCAGTACCCCAGCCGCCGAGGTGCTGCTCCGTCGTCGCGGTCGTCTTCAGCCACGTCTCGATGGTGCGGGGCGCGTTGCCCACGGGCAGTCCGCCCGCCGCTTTGTACTGGACGCGGCCGCCGTCCGTCACACTCGTCGCCTTGTCGGGGTCGTCCACCAGAGCGCCGGAGGCGCCCAGCGTGAACGGCGTGGCGTAGGTGCCGTTCCGGGAGTTGCCCGACGCATCCTGCGCGGCGGTGCCGCTCGCCTCACCGAGCCGGTAGTAGACCGTCGGAGAGTCCGCGGTGACGGCGATCGGGTACGCGGCCGCGTCCGGGTAGACGGGCGTCGCGTCAGCGGATCGCCCTGCCGGACCTGAGCCC
This Frankiaceae bacterium DNA region includes the following protein-coding sequences:
- a CDS encoding LamG-like jellyroll fold domain-containing protein is translated as MPTRFLVVLRRSLTRGPAVVLVPALVAGSIVAVQGGPAAPRVERPRTTKVATTPGAGEFVPLSPSRILDTRTTSTPLFAAESRAVSLRGVGGVPTTGVSAVVVVMTAVSPTANGYLTMYPYGITRPVLSHVYFNAGAHAANTVIAKLGTDGKVSVYNSAGSTQLLVDVTGYYTSSSTTTGGGTFVSLAPTRIYSTPDGLNTGTSGTTPYSAAETRAVQITGNAGIPAGAAAVAVNIHATTTTSATSYVQVWPAGVIRPTGSNVQLAGNDTQRGLAVVKLSADGKINVFNSGSTVPIKLDVEGYYLPATSDAAKYYVPLTPARVYSTTLGLNTPGGSTARLGAGATLTVPIRGAKDAAGNVVVPATTAVDAVVASIGVGTPTASSYMTAWTNGETRPVTSMSVYSVGESRAATFFGKLGASGKIDVYNNLGDVSVSVEIQGYYADAAVLPPAAPTNVVGTPGNGSVALSWTAAADNGFPLWSNTVTVKTAAGDPVATYEESAGAVAKTIPGLTNGESYVFTVTAANEAGPGPAATSAAVMPVGPPGAPSNVGAAPGNRSLAVTWGAAANSGSAITGQTVTIRRSSDDGQVVQAPVAADATSRTFTGLTNGTAYYAEVVAANVAGSGPAGRSADATPVYPDAAAYPIAVTADSPTVYYRLGEASGTAAQDASGNSRNGTYATPFTLGASGALVDDPDKATSVTDGGRVQYKAAGGLPVGNAPRTIETWLKTTATTEQHLGGWGTEVSNQRSFLWLTGGSKVTFERWGGPLRVEHVLPKAINDGQWHHLAFTYSGAPDNKTVVYVDGNEVASATIAGGVNTVASSEYLTIGREPNCACSKFTGAFDEFAVYDTALPATRVAAHFAASGITTPQPPQNLTIVPGDGFVTADWDATTAGVPAGATAVTGYVVEATTNGVLRGRIRTAPGTTTSRISGLAAGDYVVAVQGCNAYGCGLQAVATQTVQGGGATYASLVLDDAPLAYLRLGERSGGDAADTSPHRRDAVYGSNVVLGSLGAVGGDPDPAVAGTGAGANALARTHATGFVPTGTAARTVEAWVKGDGAVASWGTDVTRRAFGVRVTGTSFVVTAYGDDLTFTTPVSVADGAWHHAAVTYGGGLVTAYFDGVSLGAGTFATAIDTAASGLLVGYVPGDPAARAAAVDDVSVYGVALSAERISTHFGAGVLEPKAAIDAPVALDAPTVTANGSSATVTWQPPTSTVGVERYEVTVRHRDDGTVFAVYPAMSTSTATVVTGLGTGVAYLFSVAVVNTVGAGPESPDGAATTIAALATGLPRGPLGPTVPPTVLTGDTTWGPEHSPYLVHYLRIEVGATLTILPGTVVKLDEGNIYVEGGQLVAVGTPDKPVVFTSINDDTVAGDTNGSSTTPARGDWYGIEFEHHEAHPSLVSVFDHVEFRYGHGGSTPSVTDGVISNDGAKVAVMNSRFHDNWGGVGSFAAYGGGGGWTSVTHNVFTNNHFGVRPEVQTDVIGNVFASSNYLAVRLNFGGIGVRIAYNDFYAEPLYAFDDLSDEDILITRNNIWAEFQQTSYYAYPSLVGNWWGRRIGAAPSTCLHWIQDNPENYFPPYVISDPDGVCPGNWAPIVGYKWDILPALDAPITTWDTAASSDSAVPTAGPVDTANGVLRYEVTDLELNDAGQAMNVRRMYRSDKGSGVLGKGWSTNYSASMMTSPNGTRSVDFVSGASMRFQPTGQGEPGVPASMTTSATGATVTSSDSSSYSFDAAGVLTGQTLRDPDHKVELTRAGGKVTEVVGVSGRRFTLGYDGSSLSSVSDSAGRNVGYTVTGDRLTQVARAGGGNETYGYDASGRLTSITTPLGREVLKAGYDAEGRVAWYEQGGAGRATIEYHPAERYTIVHQPDGVDVRQEYDKFKRMMRQVVVGGRTNHIAIGVGSVPAVYVNGLPAEGANLAPEVTATRLDYNGNPVEQVDGEGRVVQTTFDSKARPLVTTYADGGTISRHYDAKGRVESVADPAGKTWLADYNGFGQVTKVTDPLLRTQRSVYEANGDLDEQYAVGNLKTAFATDAVGRVTSVIDPLGHEATTTYTAWNGVRSQSTPRGAVTTTTFDDDRNPLTATAAMGRTTTLTYDVFGRVKTIKDAEDNVTTLHYDEMSRVKEIAASNNGKLTRTYSADGDVKTAVDALLRQTAYDYDNLGNLAKVTDATNVATVQTYDQSGRMLTRKIGQQTAEIRTYDTKGRLKSVKAPRGATVTTTYDKLDRPVTVTDSVRGVVVTRTFDDAGRLETETNPLGNTATFGYDAGDRLESVDDEIGRVFLRTFDDAGRLLTDEDGIGFKTIRTYDDDGNVATEKNAGDNGVTTYETDLAGRVTAVVDPVGRRTEIDYDDLDRVVARRTGTAGRLTESFTYDAAGNRLTHTDRAGELWQWAYDTVNQLTTATTPEGGVTAYEYDLAGRLKKTTDADGVVSNTGYDASGRPFKTTDGAGAAWVTTYDVDALPAKTTDPDGVSITYGYDTAGRVLTTKDALNEVTTMTYDAADNVLTRKDPLQHTRTSEYDGRGRQTASIDALGGRKDFTFDDADHLTWTSDSDGTGAGVTYGLTGRPAFFEDEEVRRYVPHYDLAGQMTSMSIPSAPLGGGGDWSWTYDDVGNVETESIDTITTGFEYDGEGRVTEVTKPSGRVTTITRDDDGRLLSETAVNPSTNETAVRSRTYTAAGRLETAVSAEGTTEWDYNALGLLTDSTTAEGPSALTYTPGHRVKTTTVNTRAATTSAYDTRGLLTSLDGPVTQSYTYDDAQRLTKIAYASPEAGVETFAWDDADRLLLHEQKTSSAAATAQLSESYEYTLGGRVKREKQVAPGRGVSWDKSFAYDTLGRLVSQVTTAADGSKTTEAYAWDDRGNRSAESVYTTSPTGEVTPVSSASYYHDVAGRITSGVSATYDADGNMLVAPDGSLFSYDPFGQVSTVGKATPTGTVEATYGRDGLGRMVRRTEGAATSSFTYDGTSIDVSEQKTGT